The following are encoded in a window of Telmatobacter sp. DSM 110680 genomic DNA:
- a CDS encoding cation transporter — protein MKSDTRDACCGSCTPSATLPRTVAWLQWITLAWMMLECGASLWAASKAHSVALLAFGADSLVEMLSATVVLLQFIPRFPLKKEHADRAAAVLLFALAAVVVCMAWLGREMPLETSRVGIAVTALALVVMPVLAWMKRREARRMNNRALAADAAQSATCAYLAGVTLAGLLLFVVFRIRWVDIVAALIAVPILIMEGRRAWRGEGCGCS, from the coding sequence ATGAAGTCTGATACGAGAGATGCGTGCTGCGGATCGTGTACACCGAGCGCGACGCTGCCGCGGACCGTCGCGTGGTTGCAGTGGATTACTCTCGCATGGATGATGCTGGAGTGCGGAGCGTCGTTGTGGGCGGCCTCGAAAGCACACAGTGTCGCGCTACTGGCTTTTGGAGCGGACAGCTTGGTGGAAATGCTGTCGGCAACGGTGGTGCTGCTGCAATTTATACCGCGGTTTCCGTTAAAGAAGGAGCATGCGGATCGGGCTGCGGCGGTGCTCTTGTTTGCACTGGCGGCTGTTGTGGTGTGCATGGCATGGTTGGGCCGCGAGATGCCGCTGGAGACGAGTCGCGTGGGCATCGCCGTGACGGCACTGGCACTCGTTGTGATGCCGGTGCTGGCGTGGATGAAGCGGAGAGAGGCGCGCCGCATGAATAATCGAGCGCTGGCCGCGGATGCGGCGCAGTCTGCAACGTGCGCTTATCTTGCGGGAGTGACACTGGCTGGGCTGCTGCTTTTTGTTGTGTTTCGGATTCGCTGGGTGGACATAGTGGCCGCGTTGATCGCCGTGCCTATCCTGATTATGGAGGGTCGGCGAGCATGGCGCGGCGAGGGATGTGGATGCTCTTGA